A stretch of Campylobacter gracilis DNA encodes these proteins:
- a CDS encoding ABC transporter permease, with the protein MNALRKSLLRIRALIKKEFLAMFRDKGTRMVLIVPVLVQAIIFGYGANFTPEQVRYAILDDARDATSTALVQSIAATPMFKTELGCKDLTCLRRAVSEGEAIIGIYFGGDFASTHELLIIADSRNTTLANTVIGFVQAIAGEYNSQHFVNLISINPRYVFNENTITRYTIMTGMILGLSMIQVLMLSAFSVSREREEGSFDMMLMTPANPLEMLIGKAVPPVLIAIAQGLALFLICVFYFEIPFRGRFAHLFAIIAIFSACNVGIGLVISTVCKTSLQSVVSSFLFLLPCIMISGLITPADAMPRWFYYIAHLDPMYYANNCMWRIYLEGASLGELWHLIVPLLLIGAGTLSFAASLFRNKLD; encoded by the coding sequence ATGAACGCTCTGCGAAAATCCCTGCTTCGAATTCGCGCGCTGATAAAAAAGGAATTTTTGGCGATGTTTCGCGACAAGGGCACGCGTATGGTGCTGATCGTGCCGGTGCTGGTGCAGGCGATCATATTCGGCTACGGCGCGAATTTCACCCCCGAGCAGGTGCGCTACGCAATTTTGGACGACGCCCGCGATGCGACGTCCACTGCGCTGGTGCAGAGCATCGCCGCTACGCCGATGTTTAAGACCGAACTTGGCTGCAAAGACCTAACCTGTCTGCGCCGCGCGGTAAGCGAGGGCGAGGCGATCATCGGGATCTATTTCGGCGGTGATTTTGCGAGCACGCACGAGCTTTTGATCATCGCGGATTCGCGCAATACGACCTTGGCAAACACCGTCATCGGCTTCGTGCAGGCCATAGCGGGGGAATACAACTCGCAGCATTTTGTTAATTTAATCAGCATAAATCCGCGCTATGTTTTTAACGAAAACACGATCACGCGCTACACGATCATGACGGGAATGATTTTGGGGCTTTCGATGATTCAGGTGCTGATGCTATCGGCGTTTAGCGTCTCTCGCGAGCGCGAGGAGGGGAGCTTTGATATGATGCTGATGACTCCCGCGAACCCGCTTGAGATGCTGATCGGAAAAGCTGTGCCGCCCGTACTGATCGCGATTGCGCAGGGGCTCGCGCTGTTTTTGATCTGCGTGTTTTACTTCGAAATTCCATTCCGCGGGCGCTTTGCTCATCTTTTTGCGATCATCGCGATCTTTAGCGCCTGCAACGTAGGCATCGGCCTCGTGATCTCGACCGTCTGCAAAACCTCGCTACAATCGGTCGTGAGCTCGTTTTTGTTCCTGCTGCCGTGCATTATGATAAGCGGGCTGATAACGCCTGCGGACGCGATGCCGCGGTGGTTTTACTACATCGCGCACCTAGATCCGATGTATTATGCTAACAACTGCATGTGGCGGATCTATCTGGAGGGCGCGAGTCTCGGCGAGCTGTGGCATCTCATCGTGCCGCTGCTGCTGATCGGCGCGGGCACGTTGAGCTTTGCGGCGTCGCTTTTTAGAAATAAGCTGGATTAG
- a CDS encoding ABC transporter permease — protein sequence MNFTFLKILVKKEFAQIAKDRSALVIAFLMPLILVMIYGYAMRMDIKPVKVGFVSDLGSKIERDLLGGFLGSKYLQTRVYTDLESARRDFRAHEIESILYFDPRFAAKFQNTLSGLGGASGGINLNLSIDESSFAGGASDIQNISGGENVRPLEDGGAGTSTESRINASAGGASGENLHRNGPETGGNANSFGGGSGVDSGGSASDIGADQGSVNLIGGVGDTNAGFIDGASGIGNTGGGVNASPSANDVHSAGSATNNGGSLSNVGGSNGLGGASNSDKDGAEIFLIQNATQSQLALLSYVYVAGVIEQVLAQDYGFLNANLNAAAKPVRVNYRSWFNEANESTWYLVSAEYVGILGLICLFMVAVVISREWDRGTIASLYNSNASALEIVTAKVGAYYFLALLGGAMTLVYGQVLLGIPIRGSVAMLLATLCVFVLEMTCLGMLISAICKNQFLAQEYAIVIGYLPVTLLSGMIFDLRGLPAAINFIGHLLPPTYAVESFRICFLSGGQSATLWVNLAIQALGAVLFFSLCVLSVKRGAR from the coding sequence ATGAACTTTACCTTTTTAAAAATCCTCGTAAAAAAGGAGTTTGCGCAGATCGCAAAGGATCGATCGGCGCTTGTGATCGCATTTTTGATGCCGCTAATTTTGGTCATGATCTACGGATACGCGATGCGGATGGACATAAAGCCCGTCAAGGTGGGCTTCGTAAGCGATCTGGGCTCCAAAATCGAGCGCGATCTGCTCGGCGGATTTTTGGGCTCAAAATACCTGCAAACCCGCGTTTACACGGACTTAGAGAGCGCGAGGAGAGATTTTAGGGCGCACGAGATCGAGAGCATTTTGTATTTTGATCCGCGCTTTGCGGCTAAATTTCAAAACACCTTGAGCGGGCTCGGCGGCGCAAGCGGCGGCATAAATTTAAACCTCTCTATCGACGAAAGCTCCTTTGCGGGCGGCGCAAGCGATATTCAAAATATTAGCGGCGGCGAAAATGTCCGTCCGCTTGAGGATGGCGGCGCGGGCACCAGCACGGAAAGCCGCATAAACGCCTCTGCGGGCGGCGCAAGCGGCGAGAATTTGCATCGCAACGGCCCGGAAACGGGCGGCAACGCAAATTCTTTTGGCGGCGGCAGTGGAGTAGATTCCGGCGGCAGCGCAAGCGACATAGGCGCAGATCAAGGCAGCGTAAATTTAATCGGTGGCGTAGGCGATACGAATGCTGGTTTTATCGACGGCGCAAGCGGTATCGGAAATACGGGCGGCGGCGTCAATGCGAGCCCCTCCGCTAACGACGTGCATAGCGCAGGCAGTGCTACAAATAACGGCGGCAGCTTAAGTAATGTAGGCGGCTCAAATGGTCTAGGCGGCGCGAGTAACTCAGACAAAGACGGTGCCGAAATTTTTCTTATCCAAAACGCCACTCAGTCGCAGCTCGCGCTTCTTAGCTACGTTTACGTTGCAGGCGTGATCGAGCAGGTTTTGGCGCAAGATTACGGCTTTTTAAACGCAAATTTAAACGCCGCCGCAAAGCCCGTCAGAGTGAATTATCGCAGCTGGTTCAACGAAGCCAACGAATCGACGTGGTATCTCGTATCTGCCGAGTACGTGGGGATTTTGGGTCTCATCTGCCTATTTATGGTCGCGGTCGTGATCTCGCGCGAATGGGACCGCGGCACGATCGCCTCGCTTTACAACTCCAACGCAAGCGCGCTTGAGATCGTCACTGCCAAGGTCGGCGCGTATTATTTCCTAGCGCTTTTGGGCGGCGCGATGACGCTCGTTTACGGACAGGTGCTTTTGGGCATCCCGATCCGCGGCAGCGTGGCGATGCTGCTGGCGACGCTGTGCGTCTTCGTGCTGGAGATGACCTGCCTAGGCATGCTGATCTCGGCGATCTGCAAAAATCAATTCCTAGCGCAGGAATACGCCATCGTCATCGGCTACCTGCCCGTGACGCTGCTTAGCGGCATGATCTTCGATCTGCGCGGATTACCCGCGGCGATCAATTTCATCGGGCACCTGCTGCCGCCCACATACGCGGTCGAGTCCTTTCGCATCTGCTTCCTATCGGGCGGACAGAGTGCGACGCTGTGGGTAAACCTCGCCATTCAGGCGCTCGGAGCAGTTTTGTTTTTCAGCTTGTGCGTGCTTAGCGTAAAAAGGGGCGCACGATGA
- a CDS encoding FecCD family ABC transporter permease, producing the protein MLNLILLLLWVVLALISLASGQFHIPLEEIFKILFSGGGDEAAKSVMMDVRIPRILLSSLCGGALAIAGLSLQAVFKNPLVGPHIVGVSTAAAFGGALCILLGLSGLWLAGFAFCFGLAALFLLYLLAKFVARADIFSLILAGIVINGVFAALTSLVQYLADDEEVLPNIVFWLLGSFVSAGYDKVILMCAIALPASAVLIALRWRFNLLSLNDDDLRVLGVDVKFLRCTILALCTALIAVQVSVSGNIGWVGLVVPHATRLIAGSDHVKLMPACFIAGAIFMLAIDDLSRSLSSAEIPLGILSALIGSPIFALLLKRSAKNAKSN; encoded by the coding sequence ATGCTGAACCTAATCCTACTTCTCCTTTGGGTAGTGCTGGCGCTAATCTCGCTCGCTAGCGGGCAGTTTCATATACCGTTAGAAGAAATTTTTAAAATTCTCTTTAGCGGAGGCGGCGATGAAGCCGCCAAAAGTGTGATGATGGATGTTAGAATTCCACGCATTCTACTCTCCAGCCTTTGCGGTGGAGCGCTTGCTATCGCGGGTTTGAGCTTACAGGCGGTATTTAAAAACCCGCTCGTTGGTCCGCACATCGTAGGCGTTAGCACCGCAGCGGCATTCGGCGGCGCGCTTTGTATTTTGCTAGGATTGAGCGGCTTATGGCTTGCGGGGTTTGCATTTTGCTTCGGGCTTGCGGCACTATTTTTGCTCTATCTTTTGGCAAAATTCGTAGCACGCGCCGATATTTTCTCACTCATTTTGGCAGGTATAGTCATTAACGGCGTATTTGCTGCACTTACGAGCTTAGTGCAGTATCTAGCAGACGATGAGGAAGTGCTACCTAATATCGTCTTTTGGCTACTGGGAAGCTTCGTAAGCGCAGGATACGATAAGGTAATTTTGATGTGCGCGATCGCCCTGCCCGCTTCTGCAGTCTTGATCGCGCTGAGATGGCGGTTTAATCTGCTCAGCCTAAATGATGATGATTTGCGCGTGCTAGGCGTGGACGTTAAATTTCTGCGCTGCACGATCCTAGCGCTTTGCACCGCTCTGATCGCCGTACAAGTTAGCGTCAGCGGAAATATCGGCTGGGTAGGTCTTGTGGTGCCACACGCCACCAGGCTCATCGCGGGCAGCGACCACGTGAAGCTAATGCCTGCCTGCTTCATCGCAGGAGCGATCTTTATGCTGGCAATCGACGATCTATCTCGCTCGCTAAGTAGCGCCGAAATTCCTTTAGGAATTCTATCCGCTCTCATAGGAAGCCCGATCTTTGCCCTACTTCTAAAAAGGAGCGCCAAAAATGCAAAATCTAATTGA
- a CDS encoding ABC transporter substrate-binding protein, with the protein MLKLHSILLGAALCASLAFADRTITDQLGRKVTIPDQVNRIVVLHHEALNVLNEINAQDKVVGILKSWEQRLGKEYNRLAPSFKNLPNPGDIKDVNYEALLSLKPDAVVVVNYFPKEYIAKMEELKIPVIGISFFSSAQEEKAKLNPTFKDERDSFAAYDEGFYEGVKILGELSNHEKDAAELIDFVKKSQADLNAKFSNFIVDKRPRVYMANPDLTTYGSGKYTGVMLARAGATNVAAADIKGYKQVSPEQILAWNPQIILVQNRYPQVPAELKANPALKGLSAVKEDKIYLMPEFVKAWGHPTAEAMALGEEWLAMKLYPQNFKDADFDKKVEEFYEKFYRVKYQK; encoded by the coding sequence ATGCTTAAACTTCACTCAATCCTTCTTGGCGCAGCGCTTTGCGCTAGCCTGGCTTTTGCAGATCGCACGATTACCGATCAGCTCGGTCGCAAGGTCACGATCCCGGATCAAGTAAATCGTATCGTCGTGCTACACCACGAAGCACTCAATGTCTTAAACGAAATCAACGCCCAAGATAAGGTCGTAGGCATCCTAAAAAGCTGGGAGCAACGCCTAGGCAAAGAGTATAATCGCTTGGCGCCGAGTTTTAAAAACCTACCTAATCCGGGCGATATCAAAGATGTCAATTACGAAGCTCTGCTTAGTCTAAAGCCTGATGCGGTCGTAGTGGTAAACTACTTCCCTAAAGAATATATCGCTAAAATGGAGGAGTTGAAAATCCCAGTCATAGGCATTTCATTTTTTAGCTCTGCACAAGAGGAAAAAGCCAAGCTAAATCCGACCTTTAAAGATGAGCGCGATAGCTTTGCTGCTTACGATGAGGGCTTTTACGAGGGAGTTAAAATTCTAGGCGAACTAAGCAATCACGAAAAGGATGCCGCTGAATTAATAGATTTCGTTAAAAAATCACAAGCTGATTTAAATGCCAAATTTAGCAATTTTATCGTAGATAAAAGACCTAGAGTTTATATGGCAAATCCCGATCTTACGACCTACGGTAGCGGCAAATATACTGGCGTAATGTTAGCAAGAGCGGGCGCGACGAACGTCGCCGCTGCGGATATAAAGGGCTACAAGCAGGTTTCGCCGGAGCAAATTTTAGCATGGAATCCGCAGATTATCTTAGTACAAAACCGCTATCCTCAAGTACCTGCCGAGCTTAAAGCAAACCCTGCATTAAAAGGTCTTAGCGCCGTGAAAGAGGATAAAATTTATCTAATGCCCGAATTCGTTAAAGCCTGGGGTCATCCGACTGCTGAAGCGATGGCGCTTGGTGAGGAATGGCTTGCGATGAAGCTTTATCCGCAAAATTTTAAGGACGCAGACTTTGATAAAAAAGTAGAGGAATTCTACGAGAAATTTTACCGCGTCAAATATCAAAAATAA
- a CDS encoding ABC transporter ATP-binding protein — MQNLIEVKNAGFYYEAEKFCFRNLSFELASSQTLAILGLNGQGKSTLMSCMMGILQPKEGEIVRKAKFAFLPQSFNVAFDYSVLDIVLMGRVREISLFSKPGKKDIQICLDALDTLGVAHLQKRSFNALSGGQRQLVLFARALASGSDVLFLDEPASALDIKNQDRVLSLIANLRSNSDASIVFTTHQPNHALAVADRTLILRNDLSYNYGASNEILTEAALSSLYGVQIKTTEFDVAGEQIPSITQIFSTQVR; from the coding sequence ATGCAAAATCTAATTGAGGTAAAAAACGCGGGCTTTTACTACGAGGCGGAAAAATTCTGCTTTCGCAACTTAAGCTTCGAGCTTGCCAGCTCTCAAACATTAGCGATTTTGGGCTTAAACGGGCAAGGTAAAAGCACGCTAATGTCGTGTATGATGGGGATTTTGCAGCCTAAAGAAGGCGAGATCGTGCGCAAAGCAAAATTTGCTTTCTTGCCGCAGAGCTTTAACGTCGCGTTTGATTACAGCGTGCTTGACATCGTACTGATGGGGCGAGTACGCGAGATCTCGCTCTTTTCAAAACCGGGCAAAAAGGATATTCAAATCTGCCTTGACGCTCTGGATACGCTAGGCGTCGCCCATCTGCAAAAGCGCAGCTTTAACGCCCTTAGCGGCGGGCAGAGGCAGCTCGTGCTCTTTGCTAGAGCCCTAGCTAGCGGCAGCGACGTGCTGTTTTTGGACGAGCCCGCCAGCGCGCTTGATATCAAAAACCAAGACCGCGTGCTAAGCCTCATCGCGAATCTGCGCTCAAATAGCGATGCGAGCATAGTTTTTACTACTCACCAGCCTAACCACGCCCTCGCAGTCGCCGATCGCACACTGATCTTGCGAAATGATCTTAGCTACAACTACGGCGCAAGCAACGAAATTTTAACCGAAGCCGCGCTTAGCTCGCTCTACGGTGTACAGATCAAAACGACGGAATTTGACGTCGCGGGCGAACAAATCCCCAGCATCACGCAGATTTTCAGCACGCAGGTGAGGTAA
- a CDS encoding ATP-binding cassette domain-containing protein: MDLLNIVNLQKFYLREDRSKNVVFENFDLRIDDAPRLISLTGPDGAGKSTLLKLICGIIAPDCGEIKFAGFIPSGENKEFVRANGYMSQSLGLYEELSVWQNLNIFAGLKGLDLKGGAEYLRGLLRRVGLLSFKDYAVDSLSGGMKQKLGVACAIAARPRLLVLDEPTVGVDPLSRRELWAIVREYLDQSGAKCIFSTAYFDEAADADLTLILLGGKIIAQERAAKITAALRNRTFRICSEDYQSLARRLMFKTQRFLKNSPLIDICPRDGSVDLLSEEPISLRDLQGFLNASLSGSDENGGGESTARENGGSENFKILNENEGIKFNENESAKFKLSPREASLEDAYIFLNKAEIGAANFGYEKKSFDAAQTVIKVRDVSKKFGSFTAVENTSFEVKKGEIFGLLGPNGAGKTTTFRMICALLGMSGGEISVMGEDLRYAKSAIRSRIGYVSQKFSLYKKLSCYQNLEYFGRSYGIGGMALKRRIEELLSEFGLQRLRNETWQNLPFGAGRNLSMACALIHRPEILFLDEATSGADPLSRRLFWNRINALARTGVSVVVTTHFMEEAEYCDRFLIQDRGKILALGSPDEVCVQDGRRLSVQQAFINEVQKFRSEAGDEGF, encoded by the coding sequence TTGGATCTACTAAATATCGTAAATTTGCAGAAATTTTACCTGCGCGAAGATCGCAGCAAAAACGTCGTTTTTGAAAATTTTGATTTGAGAATCGACGATGCGCCGCGACTCATCAGTCTCACGGGCCCAGACGGCGCGGGCAAATCCACGCTTTTAAAGCTCATCTGCGGCATCATCGCGCCCGATTGCGGCGAGATAAAATTCGCTGGCTTCATCCCTAGCGGCGAAAATAAAGAATTCGTCCGCGCAAACGGCTATATGTCGCAGAGCTTGGGGCTTTACGAGGAGCTTAGCGTCTGGCAAAATTTAAATATATTCGCAGGCCTAAAAGGGCTTGATCTAAAAGGCGGCGCGGAGTATCTGCGCGGGCTTTTGCGCCGCGTGGGGCTTTTAAGCTTTAAAGATTACGCCGTGGATTCGCTCTCCGGCGGGATGAAGCAAAAGCTAGGCGTTGCGTGCGCGATTGCAGCTCGTCCGCGGCTTTTAGTGCTCGATGAGCCCACCGTAGGCGTCGATCCGCTCTCACGCAGGGAGCTGTGGGCGATCGTGCGCGAGTATCTGGATCAAAGCGGCGCGAAATGCATATTTTCGACGGCGTATTTCGACGAGGCGGCGGATGCCGATCTGACGCTGATCTTACTCGGCGGCAAGATCATAGCGCAGGAGCGTGCCGCAAAGATCACCGCGGCGCTGCGGAACCGCACCTTTCGCATATGCAGCGAGGATTATCAGAGCCTGGCGCGCCGCTTGATGTTTAAGACGCAAAGATTTTTAAAAAACTCCCCGCTCATCGACATCTGCCCCAGAGACGGCAGCGTCGATCTGCTAAGCGAAGAGCCTATAAGCCTGCGCGATCTACAGGGGTTTTTAAACGCCAGCCTAAGCGGCAGCGACGAAAATGGAGGAGGCGAAAGCACGGCGCGCGAAAACGGGGGCAGCGAAAATTTTAAAATTTTAAATGAAAACGAGGGCATTAAATTTAACGAAAACGAAAGCGCTAAATTTAAACTGAGCCCGCGCGAGGCAAGCCTAGAGGATGCGTATATTTTTTTAAACAAAGCCGAAATCGGCGCGGCAAACTTCGGTTACGAAAAAAAGAGCTTCGATGCGGCTCAAACCGTAATTAAAGTGCGCGACGTGAGTAAAAAATTCGGCTCATTTACCGCCGTAGAAAATACGAGTTTCGAGGTCAAAAAGGGCGAAATTTTCGGCCTTCTGGGTCCAAACGGCGCGGGCAAGACGACGACTTTTCGCATGATCTGCGCGCTTTTGGGGATGAGCGGAGGCGAGATCTCGGTCATGGGCGAGGATCTGCGCTACGCCAAATCGGCGATCAGATCGCGTATCGGCTACGTTTCGCAGAAATTTTCGCTTTACAAAAAGCTAAGCTGCTATCAAAATTTAGAGTATTTCGGCCGCAGCTACGGCATCGGCGGCATGGCGTTGAAGCGGCGCATAGAGGAGCTTTTGAGCGAGTTTGGCTTGCAGCGGCTGCGAAACGAGACGTGGCAAAACCTGCCGTTCGGCGCGGGGCGCAACCTTTCGATGGCATGCGCGCTCATCCACCGTCCCGAGATTTTGTTTCTCGACGAAGCCACCAGCGGCGCCGATCCGCTCTCGCGCAGGCTCTTTTGGAACCGCATAAATGCGCTGGCGCGCACCGGCGTGAGCGTGGTCGTGACGACGCATTTTATGGAGGAGGCGGAGTATTGCGATCGGTTTTTGATCCAAGATCGCGGCAAAATCCTGGCGCTAGGCAGCCCCGATGAAGTCTGCGTGCAGGACGGGCGGCGGCTTAGCGTGCAGCAGGCCTTCATAAACGAGGTACAAAAATTTAGAAGCGAGGCGGGCGATGAGGGCTTTTGA